In Bacteriovorax stolpii, a single genomic region encodes these proteins:
- the fliM gene encoding flagellar motor switch protein FliM — protein sequence MAQVLSQDEVDALLNAVNDGGTDSFSGGGDTGGGSSDDSDENIQTYDLTNQDRVIRGRMPILEIIYERFIRSFRVSLSNSLRKISTISIISTDLLKFGEFVNTLPIPSCMCIMRYNELRGPALLVFESKLAYAIIDSYFGGTDRPFTKIEGKEFTMIELSFMRKIMDMAINDLEEAWAPVHRIDAQYLRTEINPQFVGVVPPSDVIIATTLEVEFESASGTIMIVVPYSTIEPIKQKLSSSFQTDNEMADSIWTQAMNEHIKNTKATMVVRLGETEMTLGDLLTLEPGDIIPLNQDASGEVTVAIEGVDKMKCLMGTYKGSRAVQITHVDTPVTYDEGTEE from the coding sequence ATGGCACAAGTACTAAGTCAAGATGAAGTAGATGCATTATTAAACGCTGTTAACGATGGTGGAACAGACTCGTTTTCAGGTGGTGGTGACACTGGTGGTGGATCATCAGATGACTCTGATGAAAATATTCAGACCTACGACCTCACCAACCAGGACCGCGTTATCCGCGGAAGAATGCCCATCCTGGAAATTATCTATGAAAGATTCATCAGAAGCTTTCGTGTATCGCTTTCTAACTCACTTAGAAAGATTTCGACAATTTCAATTATTTCTACCGACCTTTTAAAGTTCGGTGAATTCGTCAATACACTTCCGATCCCTTCTTGTATGTGTATCATGAGATACAACGAACTAAGAGGACCGGCGCTTTTAGTATTCGAATCAAAACTTGCTTACGCTATCATCGATTCATACTTCGGTGGAACAGACCGCCCATTCACAAAGATTGAAGGAAAAGAATTCACGATGATCGAACTATCGTTCATGAGAAAGATCATGGATATGGCGATCAACGATCTTGAAGAAGCGTGGGCACCAGTTCATAGAATCGATGCTCAGTACCTTCGTACAGAAATCAACCCACAGTTCGTTGGGGTTGTGCCTCCTTCAGACGTAATTATCGCAACAACTCTTGAAGTTGAATTCGAATCAGCTTCAGGAACAATCATGATCGTCGTTCCATACTCGACGATTGAACCAATTAAGCAAAAACTCTCGAGTAGCTTCCAGACAGATAACGAAATGGCCGACTCGATCTGGACTCAGGCGATGAACGAGCACATCAAGAACACAAAAGCGACAATGGTTGTTCGCCTTGGTGAAACTGAGATGACTCTGGGAGATCTTCTAACATTGGAGCCGGGAGATATTATTCCACTAAATCAAGATGCTTCGGGAGAAGTGACTGTCGCGATTGAAGGCGTGGATAAAATGAAGTGTCTGATGGGGACCTACAAGGGAAGCCGTGCTGTTCAGATCACTCATGTGGATACACCAGTAACGTATGATGAAGGAACAGAAGAATAA
- a CDS encoding flagellar basal body-associated FliL family protein gives MEGEKLAEENKTADQEGSSAPSGKNPLLVVLVLVNTLAVCAIGFFQFQNHKKLNSVTTAADVMQQQLAEGEHGGGAAAEGGAAEGGGEHGAPAAGGAAKEVKTDGLMYPIDPFTANLAQGDGPKRYIRISLVLKFTKDTKKEEVDARKPQISDAIISMLNAKKPEELLKREGKEYLKEEIKTAINNFLIDGHLEDIYYVGFQIN, from the coding sequence ATGGAAGGTGAAAAGTTGGCCGAAGAGAATAAGACCGCTGATCAGGAAGGATCGAGCGCCCCGTCTGGAAAAAATCCATTATTAGTCGTTTTAGTATTAGTGAATACTCTCGCAGTATGTGCAATCGGCTTTTTCCAATTTCAAAATCACAAGAAATTAAACTCAGTGACAACAGCTGCAGATGTTATGCAACAGCAATTAGCTGAAGGCGAACACGGTGGTGGTGCTGCTGCTGAAGGTGGTGCTGCTGAAGGTGGTGGAGAGCACGGAGCTCCTGCTGCAGGTGGAGCTGCTAAAGAAGTTAAGACTGATGGTCTAATGTATCCAATTGATCCGTTCACAGCGAACCTTGCTCAAGGTGACGGTCCAAAGAGATACATCCGAATTTCATTGGTATTAAAGTTCACGAAAGACACTAAGAAAGAAGAAGTAGACGCAAGAAAGCCACAGATTTCGGACGCTATCATCAGTATGTTGAATGCGAAAAAGCCTGAAGAGCTTCTAAAGCGTGAAGGAAAAGAGTACTTAAAAGAAGAAATTAAGACGGCGATCAATAACTTTCTTATTGATGGTCACTTAGAAGATATTTATTACGTAGGATTTCAAATTAACTAG
- a CDS encoding HU family DNA-binding protein — MNRKELIEVLLKDRDLSTMTKKQANQFIDVMLDTIKRTVKKGEDVTLVGFGTFTKSRKASRLGVNPSTGERIRIRARVVPKFKPGKPWKESL, encoded by the coding sequence ATGAATCGCAAAGAATTAATTGAAGTGCTTTTAAAAGACCGCGACCTATCGACGATGACTAAGAAGCAGGCCAATCAGTTCATTGATGTCATGTTAGACACTATAAAGAGAACAGTTAAAAAAGGTGAGGATGTAACGCTGGTTGGATTCGGCACTTTTACCAAGTCGAGAAAAGCTTCACGTCTTGGAGTGAATCCATCAACTGGTGAGCGCATCAGAATCCGTGCCCGTGTCGTTCCAAAGTTCAAACCAGGTAAGCCCTGGAAAGAAAGCTTGTAA
- a CDS encoding DsbA family protein, whose amino-acid sequence MKFSKLLVLCLGTVLLASCTSDEKMKQQMTKLLQEDPKILTEAIEKHPAEFITALQNAAKNAQEEMGKKREEDEKKKLEESFDKPLVAEIRSDEAIRGPKDAPLTLVEYSDFECPFCSRGYATVNDLMKKYNGKIRFIYKHLPLSFHEQAMISAQYYEAIRLQNEQKAWQFHDEIFMNQAKLKNGTAFLDASAKKVGADMAKLKKDLNSDAVKNRIAADMKEAADFGMQGTPGFLLNGVPVRGAYPAEYFVTLVDELVKRGKVKL is encoded by the coding sequence ATGAAATTTTCAAAATTGCTAGTTCTCTGCCTAGGTACAGTGCTTCTTGCGAGCTGTACGTCTGATGAAAAAATGAAACAACAAATGACTAAACTTCTACAGGAAGATCCAAAAATCCTAACAGAGGCAATTGAAAAACATCCAGCTGAATTTATCACTGCTCTTCAAAACGCTGCTAAGAATGCTCAGGAAGAAATGGGTAAGAAGCGTGAAGAAGACGAAAAAAAGAAACTTGAAGAGTCATTTGATAAGCCACTTGTGGCAGAAATCAGAAGTGACGAAGCTATCCGTGGACCAAAAGATGCTCCGCTTACACTTGTTGAGTACTCTGACTTTGAATGTCCATTCTGTTCACGTGGATACGCAACTGTTAACGACCTGATGAAGAAGTACAACGGAAAAATTCGTTTCATCTATAAGCACCTTCCACTTAGCTTCCACGAGCAAGCGATGATCTCTGCTCAATACTACGAAGCTATCCGTCTTCAAAATGAGCAAAAAGCATGGCAATTCCATGACGAAATCTTCATGAACCAGGCAAAACTTAAAAACGGTACAGCATTCCTAGATGCTTCTGCTAAAAAAGTTGGTGCTGATATGGCAAAACTAAAAAAAGACCTGAACTCAGACGCAGTAAAAAACAGAATCGCTGCTGATATGAAAGAAGCTGCAGATTTCGGAATGCAAGGAACTCCAGGCTTCCTTCTAAACGGTGTTCCAGTTCGTGGTGCTTACCCAGCTGAGTACTTTGTTACTCTAGTTGATGAACTAGTGAAGCGTGGAAAGGTAAAGCTTTAG
- a CDS encoding N-acetylmuramoyl-L-alanine amidase family protein, whose translation MLARAEALTILIDPGHGGEEDGAVATTQGENPPRIIKEKDIALSIAKRIHELLRQKNYSVYLTRSFDRTVTLPERAAIAEKTKADLFISVHINSSPESGAVGFETYYLDNHDDVAIKKVEKTENVQASGDNVVVQQILVDLVVEQTVSTSKPLAESIHGVLKQTVGRKYKIPSRGVKPGLFYVLALSKRPGVLLEVGFISTYKERVRMMDPKFQDDYARAVVNGIESYIRKQQAKTRYNVIKKKK comes from the coding sequence ATGCTCGCACGCGCAGAGGCCCTGACGATTCTCATCGATCCAGGCCACGGCGGTGAAGAGGATGGAGCTGTCGCGACAACTCAAGGTGAGAATCCTCCTCGCATTATTAAAGAAAAAGACATTGCTTTGTCGATCGCTAAAAGAATTCACGAACTTCTTCGCCAGAAAAACTACAGTGTCTACTTAACCCGCAGTTTTGATCGCACGGTGACTCTTCCGGAGCGCGCGGCGATTGCCGAAAAAACGAAGGCCGATCTTTTTATTTCTGTGCACATTAACTCTAGCCCAGAGTCGGGAGCTGTTGGTTTTGAAACTTATTATCTTGATAACCATGATGATGTGGCCATTAAGAAAGTGGAGAAAACAGAAAACGTCCAGGCCTCAGGTGATAACGTCGTCGTTCAGCAAATCCTGGTGGATTTAGTTGTTGAGCAGACAGTGAGTACGTCAAAACCGCTGGCAGAGAGTATCCACGGTGTTTTAAAGCAGACAGTAGGGCGCAAGTATAAAATCCCAAGCCGTGGTGTAAAACCGGGGCTCTTTTATGTCCTAGCGCTTTCAAAACGTCCGGGTGTTTTACTTGAAGTCGGATTCATCTCAACATACAAAGAAAGAGTGAGAATGATGGACCCGAAGTTTCAGGATGATTATGCAAGAGCTGTGGTGAATGGGATTGAGAGTTACATTAGAAAGCAGCAAGCGAAAACCAGGTATAACGTTATCAAAAAGAAGAAATAA
- a CDS encoding SpoIID/LytB domain-containing protein produces the protein MLKLTVLTLLSFLTLMDRVSAAPVVSVRIGKSLKNIHVTGLDLKRHLLFNDDYKNYTGKKTVKFNCETFTTLNRQKNRPILLATLESPTGLLSYDNVKYQGMFKVITNPKGDSCDIINDIPMEAYISSLLTKEMNSKWPAEALKAQAVAARSYALHKMQSQQVSKELGSEAFYDLESSEKHQVGGAFFDATDSTISAAYSTKGEVLLSEDGKVRPIFFHAKCGGKTLRPDQVWHNKEPSYQSVNCPFCHNIGPKSWAKVISNERIKDFFRWASNQKILQEKLETNFNSLVMVPDNIDRFTVNFYINDRPYIIEKAVLRRYFGNVVFPSNSFSLEMKRGGFVIYGEGLGHGVGLCQMGAFALAKQGWSYKKILAHYFPGHVLKKMY, from the coding sequence ATGCTCAAGCTAACAGTTCTTACCTTATTATCATTTTTAACTTTGATGGACCGTGTTTCTGCGGCCCCTGTTGTCAGCGTAAGAATCGGCAAGTCTCTTAAAAATATCCATGTCACGGGCCTTGATCTAAAGAGGCATCTTCTTTTTAATGATGACTATAAAAACTACACTGGAAAAAAAACGGTGAAGTTTAATTGTGAAACTTTCACAACTCTCAATAGACAAAAAAATAGACCTATTCTGCTGGCGACACTTGAGTCGCCGACAGGTCTTCTTTCTTACGACAATGTAAAGTATCAGGGAATGTTTAAAGTTATCACCAATCCAAAAGGAGATAGCTGCGACATTATTAATGATATTCCAATGGAAGCTTATATCAGCTCTCTTTTAACTAAAGAGATGAATTCAAAATGGCCGGCGGAAGCACTTAAGGCACAGGCGGTTGCGGCCAGAAGTTATGCTCTTCATAAGATGCAAAGTCAGCAAGTCAGTAAAGAACTTGGAAGCGAAGCTTTTTATGATTTAGAAAGTTCTGAAAAACACCAAGTAGGGGGCGCTTTTTTTGATGCCACTGATTCAACCATCAGTGCAGCTTATTCAACCAAAGGCGAAGTTCTGCTTTCAGAAGACGGAAAAGTTCGTCCGATTTTCTTTCATGCGAAATGTGGTGGGAAAACATTAAGACCAGATCAGGTTTGGCATAATAAAGAGCCGAGCTATCAATCAGTGAATTGTCCTTTCTGTCACAATATTGGTCCAAAAAGCTGGGCCAAGGTTATCAGCAATGAAAGAATCAAAGATTTTTTCCGCTGGGCAAGCAATCAAAAGATCCTTCAAGAAAAGTTAGAAACAAATTTTAATTCTCTGGTTATGGTTCCTGATAACATTGACCGCTTCACGGTAAACTTTTATATCAATGACCGCCCCTATATTATAGAGAAAGCCGTACTTCGAAGATATTTTGGAAACGTTGTTTTTCCATCGAACTCTTTTTCTCTGGAAATGAAGAGAGGAGGCTTTGTTATTTACGGTGAAGGTCTGGGCCATGGTGTAGGACTCTGCCAAATGGGTGCTTTTGCTCTGGCAAAACAGGGTTGGTCATATAAAAAAATCCTCGCTCACTACTTTCCTGGTCACGTTCTGAAAAAGATGTATTAG